Proteins encoded within one genomic window of Saccharopolyspora pogona:
- a CDS encoding CoA-transferase subunit beta: MSSPEFTADEMMTVGAARSLRDGTACFVGIGLPSTAANLARRTHAPNLVLIYESGTLGAKPGRLPLSIGDGVLADTADSVISVPEIFNYWLQPGRIDTGFLGGAQVDRFGNINTTVIGGDYANPKVRLPGAGGAPEIAASCREVLIVMRMNPRSFVEKLDFITSVGYGTGKGDREALGLRGRGPVKVITDLGVLEPDPDTCELTLTQLSPGATVEQARKAVGWPLKAVDEPAMQQPPTEAELTVLRELKTTIEGGAK, encoded by the coding sequence ATGAGCTCCCCCGAATTCACCGCCGACGAGATGATGACCGTCGGTGCCGCCCGGTCGCTGCGCGACGGCACGGCGTGCTTCGTCGGCATCGGCCTGCCCAGCACCGCGGCGAACCTGGCTCGGCGCACGCACGCCCCGAACCTGGTGCTGATCTACGAATCGGGCACGCTCGGCGCCAAGCCCGGCCGGCTGCCGCTGTCCATCGGCGACGGCGTGCTGGCCGACACCGCCGACTCGGTGATCAGCGTGCCCGAGATCTTCAACTACTGGCTGCAGCCCGGCCGCATCGACACCGGATTCCTCGGCGGCGCGCAGGTGGACCGCTTCGGCAACATCAACACCACCGTGATCGGCGGCGACTACGCGAACCCGAAGGTCAGGCTGCCCGGCGCCGGCGGCGCCCCGGAGATCGCCGCGTCCTGCCGCGAAGTCCTCATCGTGATGCGGATGAACCCGCGCAGCTTCGTGGAAAAGCTCGACTTCATCACCTCGGTCGGCTACGGCACCGGCAAGGGCGATCGGGAGGCGCTCGGCCTGCGCGGCCGCGGCCCGGTCAAGGTGATCACCGACCTGGGCGTGCTGGAACCGGACCCGGACACCTGCGAGCTGACCCTCACCCAGCTCAGCCCCGGCGCCACGGTCGAGCAGGCCCGAAAGGCCGTCGGCTGGCCACTGAAGGCCGTCGACGAACCCGCCATGCAGCAGCCGCCCACCGAGGCCGAACTGACGGTTCTGCGGGAGCTCAAAACAACCATCGAGGGAGGCGCGAAATGA
- a CDS encoding CoA transferase subunit A: MARILQLDEAIAELVHDGDTVALEGFTHLIPVAAGHEIIRQRRKDLTLIRMTPDIVYDQLIGAGCARKLIFSWGGNPGVGSLHRFRDAIQNSWPVPLEIEEHSHAGMANRYAAGASGLPFAVLRGYAGTDLPEQTDTIKTIECPFTGQRLAAVPAVNPDVGIIHAQQADRAGNVQMWGITGVQKETVLASARSLVTVEEIVDELTPRPGAVVLPQWVVTAVAAVPGGAAPSYAQGYYERDNAYYQQWDPIGRDREQFENWLETEVFGTERSAR; this comes from the coding sequence GTGGCACGCATCCTGCAGCTCGACGAGGCCATCGCGGAGCTGGTCCATGACGGCGACACGGTGGCCCTGGAGGGCTTCACCCACCTGATCCCGGTCGCGGCCGGGCACGAGATCATCCGCCAGCGCCGCAAGGACCTGACCCTGATCCGGATGACGCCCGACATCGTCTACGACCAGCTGATCGGGGCGGGCTGCGCGCGGAAGCTGATCTTCTCCTGGGGCGGCAATCCCGGCGTCGGCTCGCTGCACCGCTTCCGCGACGCCATCCAGAACTCCTGGCCGGTACCGCTGGAAATCGAGGAACACAGCCACGCAGGCATGGCCAACCGCTACGCCGCCGGCGCCAGCGGGCTGCCCTTCGCCGTGCTGCGCGGCTACGCGGGCACCGACCTGCCCGAGCAGACCGACACGATCAAGACGATCGAATGCCCCTTCACCGGCCAGCGGCTGGCCGCCGTGCCGGCGGTCAACCCGGACGTCGGCATCATCCACGCCCAGCAGGCCGACCGGGCGGGCAACGTGCAGATGTGGGGCATCACCGGCGTGCAGAAAGAGACCGTGCTGGCCTCGGCCCGTTCGCTGGTCACCGTCGAGGAGATCGTCGACGAGCTCACCCCGCGCCCCGGCGCGGTCGTGCTGCCCCAGTGGGTGGTCACCGCCGTCGCGGCGGTCCCCGGTGGCGCCGCCCCGTCCTACGCGCAGGGCTACTACGAGCGCGACAACGCCTACTACCAGCAGTGGGACCCGATCGGCCGGGACCGCGAACAGTTCGAGAACTGGCTGGAGACCGAGGTCTTCGGCACCGAGAGGAGCGCCCGATGA
- a CDS encoding TSCPD domain-containing protein, with the protein MARTDVAPAHSRRIIRMDQSVARQHPPRRRRGYTVRFDIGGVTGHLTTNAYPDGKLGEVWVSVDRQGSPLSGFLDSLSAAVSLGLQHGVPLEKYVAKYAGMQFEPRGPVTDPDIEYAHSLPDYVFRRLALDYLDASTCAELGIYSESR; encoded by the coding sequence ATGGCCCGCACCGACGTCGCCCCGGCGCACTCGCGCCGGATCATCCGGATGGACCAGAGCGTGGCGCGGCAGCACCCGCCGCGCCGCCGCCGCGGCTACACGGTCCGCTTCGACATCGGCGGCGTCACGGGCCATCTCACCACCAACGCCTATCCGGACGGCAAGCTCGGCGAGGTCTGGGTGAGCGTCGACCGGCAGGGCAGCCCGCTCAGCGGCTTCCTGGACAGCTTGTCGGCCGCCGTGTCGCTGGGCCTGCAGCACGGGGTGCCACTGGAGAAGTACGTGGCGAAGTACGCAGGCATGCAGTTCGAACCGCGCGGCCCGGTGACCGACCCGGACATCGAGTACGCCCACTCCCTGCCCGACTACGTCTTCCGCCGCCTCGCCCTCGACTACCTCGACGCCTCGACCTGCGCAGAACTCGGCATATACAGCGAATCCCGTTGA
- a CDS encoding NUDIX domain-containing protein, with product MPKFTWHTSAVPEGLPVRQVYGFLFVPDGRLLIRLDGNKHSLPGGRPEPGEAEYVDILRRETMEEVTVDIGEPHYLGYQCVDDGISPYAQVRMAALITTVHPSEPDPDSGRIYRRLLVHPGKAGDLLAWGETGYQQATAAADAAVNVFDLPCSGLPETGYL from the coding sequence ATGCCCAAGTTCACCTGGCACACCAGCGCTGTGCCCGAGGGCCTGCCGGTGCGGCAGGTGTACGGGTTCCTGTTCGTCCCGGACGGGCGGCTGCTGATCCGCCTCGACGGCAACAAGCACTCGCTGCCGGGCGGTCGACCGGAGCCCGGCGAGGCCGAGTATGTCGACATCCTGCGCCGGGAGACCATGGAAGAGGTCACCGTCGACATCGGCGAACCGCACTACCTGGGCTACCAGTGCGTGGACGACGGCATCTCGCCGTACGCCCAGGTCCGGATGGCCGCGCTGATCACCACCGTGCACCCGTCGGAGCCCGACCCGGACAGCGGACGGATCTACCGGCGGCTGCTGGTCCACCCGGGCAAGGCCGGCGACCTGCTCGCCTGGGGCGAGACCGGTTACCAGCAGGCGACCGCCGCCGCCGACGCGGCGGTCAACGTCTTCGACCTGCCCTGCTCCGGCCTGCCCGAGACTGGCTACCTCTGA